GATCAAGTCTTACGTCTGACTTTTCTGAGTTCAGAACAATATCCTTTAATAAATCCCTGTTTGTAATCTTTTCAAAAATGACGTTTCTGATTTTGGCGTTTCCCTCGTTTTTGGCTATTTCAACAAGTTTGTCCTCATCGGAAATCTTTTTTATGGCTTCGATTCTCACTTCACCGTCGGAGTCATTCAGCGCAATCTTTTGTAGGCATTCCTCATCGGTAAATGATTCCTTCAGGACAGCTCCTTTACGAATGGAATTGTCTTTTGCCTTGAACGCCAATTCCTTAAGGATTTCCTCATCGTTAATCTTTTCCAGGGCGTCTTTTCTGTATCTTTTGTCCTTTGCTTCGAGGGCTATGTCCTTTAAGGTGTTTTCATCTTCAATCTTTTCAAATATTTCGGTTATCTCTTTTGATTTTTTCTGGTTAATTACCATCTCAGCAATAGATTTGTTGTTTTCCCCCAAACGTTCGTATGCAAAACTTCTCACGTCATAGAACTTGGAGTTGCGTGCGGCGTCCCACAACAGCTTTTCATCTTCAATCTTGTTGGCCGCCATCAGCCGGATTGCACGGTCCTTTACGTTTTTGGCCAAATCAAGGGCAACGTACTGGTCCGTGATGTTGTTGACTGCAATCGCCCTTTCGTTTCTGTTTTTGCTGTTCATTGCAATTTCCTTTAGCTGCAGTTCAACGTCTGAAACCTTATGGTCTTCAGGAATTTCCTTTATTTCCTTAGGTTTTTCCTTTTTATCCTTTTTTTCCTTTTTATCCTTTTTAAATATGTCAAATAAACCCATTTTAAAACACCTTATTCGTAATTAACCTCTTCATACATTTTCAAAAGAAAATCGGCAAGAGAGATGATGTCCTGCCTGTTATGTTCAATTATTGGAATCATAGGTCCAATGTTGTCTTGACTGAGATAAGTATTATAATAGCCAGGAATGTACTGTCCCGGCACGTCATTAACCCTTTCAATTCCAAACTTATATTTCTCAATTGTCTGGAGCTGACAGTTCGGCAATTCATTTTGCCAGAGATACTTTGCAAAATACATCAAATCCAGATGCGGATAGCTGAAATCAACGTCCATACGGTGGTAATTTATCCTGTTTTTTATAAACGGCACATCGAATGTCTTTCCGTTGAAGGTGACGTGCACGGAATTTTCATCCAGATGCG
This is a stretch of genomic DNA from Methanobrevibacter millerae. It encodes these proteins:
- a CDS encoding HEAT repeat domain-containing protein, coding for MGLFDIFKKDKKEKKDKKEKPKEIKEIPEDHKVSDVELQLKEIAMNSKNRNERAIAVNNITDQYVALDLAKNVKDRAIRLMAANKIEDEKLLWDAARNSKFYDVRSFAYERLGENNKSIAEMVINQKKSKEITEIFEKIEDENTLKDIALEAKDKRYRKDALEKINDEEILKELAFKAKDNSIRKGAVLKESFTDEECLQKIALNDSDGEVRIEAIKKISDEDKLVEIAKNEGNAKIRNVIFEKITNRDLLKDIVLNSEKSDVRLDLVKIIDDDDILREVVINDSDKVVRSEAIKKIDDEETLIMVAKNDSDRFVRQTAVNKIKTPEELIDIALTDEDSFVRTRAVSNSNLTEEGDFVKIAINTSHEDIALEAMKNIKSEDSYEKILHEAKLASVRKDTLDNINDLRVLVQIILENKDLEFSLRALDKIDDEEILLKIYEKDIHEDISVKCVSKIRSQKELTRILETDKSWRVREACVKKIVSKKVLKDVSINDESEYVRNVAKNRI